GTTACGCTCAAGGTTATGTGCAGCTGCAAGCTGCCGCCAAGGAGCACAACTGGCCGCTCAACTATGGCGACATCGCCCTGCTGTGGCGCGGTGGCTGCATCATCCGCGCTCAGTTCCTCGAGCGGATCAAGGAAGCCTTCGACGCGCAGCCTAATCTTGAGAACCTGCTCCTCTTCCCGTTCTTCACCGAAGCTTTGAAGAAGGCCCAGGACTCGTGGCGCAAGGTCGTTGTGACAGCGACGCAGATGGGCCTGCCGGTCATCGAGTTCAGCAACGCCCTGGCTTACTACGACAGCTATCGCCGCGAGCGCTTGCCCGCCAACTTGCTGCAAGCCCAGCGCGACTACTTCGGCGCTCACACCTATCAGCGCACCGACAAGCCACTCGATAAGAAATTCCATAGCGAGTGGATTCAGCTGCGCAAGACGCCAAAGGCGTAACGTCGACTACTCCAAAAGATCAACCGTCATGCCACTGGATTCAATGCCAGTGGCATTTTTATGGCATCTTACGCCGTGACTAATCTTCCTCTCGCGGCCCTGCCACCAGATCTTCAATTCCTTCGGAATCCGACCGCTGAGGCTTCTTCGGCACTGCAAGCCACTTGAGCCATACAGGGGCGATAAAAGTGGTTACCATCACCATGAGGGCGACGGCACTGAACAGCCCGCGATCGAAAATTCCGCTGCTAAGTCCCATGCCGGCGAAAATCAGGCCGACTTCGCCACGCGGGATCATTCCCACCCCAATGATCGCTTTGTTTCCTTTGAACCAGAACGGCGCAAAGCCCGCGGCAAACTTGCCAATAATAGCCGCCACCACGAGCAGACCGCCGAGCAGCAGAATTGGATGAGCTGCGGGATCGAGTGGATTGAACGTCCGCACATCCACTGCGGCACCAACGGCCACAAAGAAGATCGGCACGAAGAAATGCCCGAGACTGGCGACTCCTTTTTCGATCTCTTCGTGCATCGGTAGTTCTCGTTGGAACAGGCCAGCAGCGAAGGCACCAATGATGAGTGCCGAGCCAACCTGATCTGCCAGCCAGGCGAGCCCCAGGGCAACAACGAGCGCAATGATGGTGGGAGAGCCAGGCATTCTGAAGACTTGCAGAATGCGGTCCAGCCAAGGCACGATCCAAAGCCCTAGCAGCAACGTGACCACAAGGAAACCAAAAGCGATGCCCGTCGTTTGCGCAACCCCCAGTGCCGTGACTTCCGCCCCGCCAGCCATTCCTGTGACGACGGCCAAGATGACGAGGCCAATAACGTCATCCAGAATGGCAGCACCGAGAATTACTTGTCCCTCGGGATCTTGCAGACGTCCCAAATCGGACAACACACGAGCCGTGATCCCGACACTAGTGGCCGTCAGTGCCGCTCCAACAAACAGCGAGACAAGGTAATCAAGCTCCATCGCCCAGCAGACGGCATAGCCGAGCGAGAACGGCAGAATGACTCCAGCGAGCGCCACAGCAACGGATGCGCCACCGACTTTTAGCAACTTCTTCAGGTCAGTTTCGAGCCCGATCTCGAAGAGCAGGATAATGACGCCCACTTCCTTAAGCAGCGTAATGATCTCGTCCTTTGCATCGACCAAGCCTAGGAGTGAAGAGCCAAGAACAACGCCAGCGAGCAATTCGCCCAAGACGGCAGGTTGGCCAATTCGTTGTGCCAAAGCGCCGCCAATCTTGGCACCTACCAGGATGATGGCCAGCAAGCCCAAGAAGTGTACGAGGTGATGATGATCCACGGTTGCACAATCGCCCTTCGAAAAAGAAGCAAGGCTTCAGTAATAGATGTCGCAGGCCTACATTCGCACCCAAACGTTTGCCGCGATGAGTGCGACGAGTCCAATCCCGAGAGAAAAAATGGTGTACTTCCAGAAGTGTTGCCAGGTTGCCGGCTGACCATCGGCTGTGATGGCGTTGCCCGTCCGAATTTCCAACCAGCGCGACAGCGGCAAGCCCGCCAGACCGACAAGATAAGCAACACTGAAGCCCAGTTGCCGGCCATCCTCATCGTTAAGGATGCCGAGCAACATCAGAACCAGGAACATCGGGCCGATGAAAAACCAGTACAACCGCTGCGTGATCAGAGCAAACAAGGAGTCGTAGCGGGGTTCGGTCGGTTGTGCGTCAGACATGGCAGCGATCCATCCAGTTAGTAGGTTGTTGGCAAGACAAGAACTGCGCGCAGACGCTCTTCGACTTCACGGCGAGGTCACAAAACGTAAGCCCGCGCGAAGTAATGTCCGCGGTAGCGAT
Above is a window of Anatilimnocola aggregata DNA encoding:
- a CDS encoding cation:proton antiporter; this translates as MDHHHLVHFLGLLAIILVGAKIGGALAQRIGQPAVLGELLAGVVLGSSLLGLVDAKDEIITLLKEVGVIILLFEIGLETDLKKLLKVGGASVAVALAGVILPFSLGYAVCWAMELDYLVSLFVGAALTATSVGITARVLSDLGRLQDPEGQVILGAAILDDVIGLVILAVVTGMAGGAEVTALGVAQTTGIAFGFLVVTLLLGLWIVPWLDRILQVFRMPGSPTIIALVVALGLAWLADQVGSALIIGAFAAGLFQRELPMHEEIEKGVASLGHFFVPIFFVAVGAAVDVRTFNPLDPAAHPILLLGGLLVVAAIIGKFAAGFAPFWFKGNKAIIGVGMIPRGEVGLIFAGMGLSSGIFDRGLFSAVALMVMVTTFIAPVWLKWLAVPKKPQRSDSEGIEDLVAGPREED